A genomic segment from Aspergillus puulaauensis MK2 DNA, chromosome 1, nearly complete sequence encodes:
- a CDS encoding uncharacterized protein (TransMembrane:3 (o25-45i57-76o88-108i)): MGSIIRNLWSAETPGPRTVVRVLDAAIATLGVATIWSTLISFLTYNDRLFHPGFHIALDFALAAVHYVFGIVNALAADTAGYMHGNAIAATFLLIIAVLHTFFFVLACRDTHVRRRVSGQGTHKDGFEVNTV; this comes from the exons ATGGGATCCATCATTCGCAATCTTTGGTCCGCTGAGACCCCAGGCCCGAGAACTGTTGTCCGAGTCCTTGACGCTGCCATCGCTACA CTCGGAGTCGCAACCATCTGGTCAACCCTGATTTCGTTCCTCACCTACAACGACCGTCTCTTCCATCCAGGCTTCCATATCGCACTGGACTTTGCGCTCGCAGCAGTGCACTACGTCTTTGGAATCGTCAACGCCCTAGCTGCGGATACCGCTGGATATATGCATGGCAATGCGATTGCCGCAACCTTCTTGCTTATAATTGC GGTTCTTcacaccttcttcttcgtcctggCTTGTCGGGATACACATGTTCGACGACGGGTCTCGGGTCAAGGAACTCACAAGGATGGGTTTGAGGTTAATACCGTTTAA